A single region of the Populus nigra chromosome 2, ddPopNigr1.1, whole genome shotgun sequence genome encodes:
- the LOC133683204 gene encoding ankyrin repeat-containing protein BDA1-like → MDSRLFDAILSGDIAAFRSLLAEDPLILDRISLNSTENPLHLSSLAGQLEITREVACQKPAFARELNQDGFSPIHIASSNGHVELVRELLRVGYDICLLKGKDGKTPLHFAAMKGRVDIVQELVCACPQSVKEVTTCGETVLHVAVKSNQVEAVKVLLEEIKKLDMMEIVNWKDKDGNTIMHLATLRKQHETIRLLIGREAIAYGVEVNSINASGFTAKDVLDFILQSGGEYNDISILEMFQQAGAMKAMDITTNPASTFQVEVKNINKNVNHTTQNSRPWNLWKELKLEIEESSTETQNALMVVATLIATVTYQAILSPPSGFWSAESRRSQTINSVQKRDVLPGEAVMTGDPEVFAVFTVFNAVGFFASIAMISLLTSGFPLRAGLRLAILSMTATYVIAVIYMSPTERKTIDAVVWSVGLLVLAEFARFMIWILKKWGVLPLKKTRTSADRNQATV, encoded by the exons ATGGATTCAAGATTGTTTGATGCCATTCTTTCCGGTGATATAGCTGCATTTCGCTCATTACTAGCAGAAGATCCACTTATACTTGACCGCATTTCTTTGAACTCAACAGAGAATCCTCTACACCTATCATCATTAGCTGGCCAACTCGAAATCACAAGAGAAGTAGCGTGCCAAAAGCCAGCATTTGCCAGGGAGCTAAATCAAGATGGTTTTAGTCCTATACACATTGCCTCCTCAAATGGGCATGTAGAGCTGGTGAGAGAGCTTTTAAGGGTAGGATATGATATTTGTCTTTTGAAGGGAAAAGACGGCAAAACACCACTTCATTTTGCAGCAATGAAAGGACGAGTCGATATTGTGCAGGAATTAGTATGTGCTTGCCCACAATCTGTCAAAGAGGTAACGACTTGCGGTGAAACTGTGCTTCATGTAGCTGTAAAGAGTAACCAGGTTGAAGCTGTTAAGGTTTTGTTGGAAGAGATCAAGAAACTTGACATGATGGAGATTGTTAACTGGAAGGACAAGGATGGTAACACCATAATGCATCTAGCTACCCTCAGAAAACAACATGAG ACCATAAGGCTATTAATTGGTCGAGAGGCCATTGCTTACGGAGTAGAAGTAAATTCTATTAACGCAAGTGGATTCACAGCAAAGGATGTTcttgattttattcttcaaagtGGAGGTGAATACAATGACATCAGTATCTTAGAGATGTTCCAGCAAGCAGGAGCAATGAAAGCTATGGATATCACAACAAATCCTGCTTCGACTTTCCAAGTTGAAGTGAAGAACATTAACAAGAATGTTAATCATACAACGCAAAATTCTCGTCCATGGAACCTCTGGAAAGAGTTGAAGCTAGAAATTGAAGAGTCATCAACTGAAACTCAGAACGCATTAATGGTTGTCGCAACGCTTATAGCAACAGTGACATACCAAGCTATACTTAGCCCTCCCAGTGGTTTTTGGTCAGCAGAGTCTCGAAGATCTCAAACGATTAATAGCGTTCAAAAGAGAGATGTTTTGCCTGGAGAGGCTGTCATGACTGGTGACCCTGAAGTTTTTGCCGTATTCACTGTCTTTAATGCAGTTGGATTTTTTGCATCCATCGCCATGATTTCCCTCCTAACCAGCGGGTTTCCTCTCAGAGCCGGCTTGCGTCTTGCCATACTCTCAATGACTGCTACTTACGTGATTGCAGTAATTTATATGTCACCAACAGAAAGGAAAACAATAGACGCAGTGGTCTGGTCGGTTGGCCTGCTAGTTCTCGCAGAGTTTGCCCGTTTTATGATATGGATACTTAAGAAATGGGGTGTCCTTCCTCTGAAAAAGACAAGAACTTCTGCTGATAGGAACCAGGCCACGGtgtga